From the Maioricimonas rarisocia genome, one window contains:
- a CDS encoding sigma-70 family RNA polymerase sigma factor, which yields MPSHPPTPERLERFRHYLTLLARMQIGDRHRRKLDPSDVVNDTLFAAYQKRDQFRGVNDAELAAWLRRILANNLADAFRGLHRERRDIDRERALSADLDDSCTRLEDWLIAMQTSPSGRAVRSEQLMRLAWALGELPEDQREAIELHHIHGCPISELAQRMERTSPSVAGLLRRGLKRLRELLQEPDTGM from the coding sequence ATGCCGTCACACCCGCCCACTCCCGAGCGTCTGGAACGGTTCCGTCACTATCTGACGTTGCTGGCGCGGATGCAGATCGGCGACCGGCATCGGCGAAAGCTGGATCCGTCCGACGTGGTCAATGACACGTTGTTCGCCGCCTACCAGAAGCGGGACCAGTTCCGCGGCGTCAATGATGCCGAACTGGCTGCCTGGTTGCGGCGGATCCTGGCCAACAATCTGGCCGACGCCTTTCGCGGACTCCATCGCGAGCGACGGGACATCGACCGGGAGCGTGCGCTCAGTGCGGACCTGGATGACTCCTGCACGCGGCTGGAAGACTGGCTGATCGCGATGCAGACCTCGCCCAGCGGCAGGGCCGTTCGCAGCGAGCAACTCATGCGGCTGGCCTGGGCCTTGGGTGAGCTGCCCGAGGACCAGCGCGAGGCAATCGAGCTACACCACATCCACGGTTGCCCCATCTCCGAATTGGCCCAACGGATGGAACGCACGAGCCCATCCGTTGCCGGCCTGCTGCGGCGGGGCCTGAAACGTCTCCGCGAGCTGCTCCAGGAGCCGGACACCGGAATGTGA